In Glandiceps talaboti chromosome 4, keGlaTala1.1, whole genome shotgun sequence, a single window of DNA contains:
- the LOC144434028 gene encoding reversion-inducing cysteine-rich protein with Kazal motifs-like produces MNIRTIISILLVAGVQTQEPRCCHNVNSRPECQEVCDQMALESTQSGRQRHFARLRSNCPMTLETFWQCVNATAPAIWMEDTRWFGQRCCSESRQDECRHACQQAHTKSDLSNSCLPDIEETLMICLTKYERQQHCCNQAPIGSQCWSKCQSMFEMDYPSSEDEITMHNYCVREENLPEVVVCVNNYTASLPVKDPTESLHCCDFAGDDECREACQHVLRTMVKDSDIMDGLTEKCGLPLPQNPLWQCFIWNSGNTDLNDDAVLGNVALDGAQLQCCSKAVTIECRDLCRKLHTTRLDDWNEFDTRCQYQPKETELLRCIADVQEPCELGCTGLTYCQNFNGRPTEFFRSCTSRSDQGAEDDMSLWQEGTIDLRFLETKIQVLDIRQCQPDMWKAIACALQIKPCHSKSHANLICKSDCISILSDCLDHSRHDAYQTPESLCTMMSPSDDSAPCLSLQNYLAPSTRDERMHEVNVPCHSNPCSNETAGLHQLCQINRHTCDYTDVCYDHSCASGCKLGEASKFLVPQGSYVQIPDLDSIQPGCFKVCQCGSNNLLEDCDFVLCVDTSLKCKEGGQIKDHHTHFHVDCNICSCYSGELICSLRQCISDESTDEERRRYTGLPCDSPDELIPVCGINGRTYPNAHIARCVGLTDNEFEIGSCSSKDPCDSSPCPGGQQCVPKRHTCLGTTVCTQYVCVSSSVSCAGEAHEPVCDKDGREHPNICTLYRRGKHLSYRGRCQRACNEELAVTVCGQNGETFSSKCTAWSQRVTIDYNGPCQAVGFLSDDNDTARCATVKCPKWDIASCNGIVPPGACCPICAGQLRILYSTFVSDEVAAILKQPVSLETVLIELRRHISVAECDLYGYLSIEADVVVLVVPIVANPTNLQVDACNKETLKLEALINSGSPLVSSFVHLSLLTAAFATTSEIQTVSSSPNLQNPYFIVILQSSLLVCFYFLHWKR; encoded by the exons CTATTTGGATGGAGGATACCAGGTGGTTTGGTCAGAGATGTTGTAGTGAATCACGTCAAGATGAATGCCGACATGCTTGCCAACAG GCACATACAAAATCTGATTTATCCAACTCGTGTTTACCAGACATTGAG GAAACACTTATGATCTGTTTAACTAAATATGAAA GACAGCAACATTGTTGCAACCAAGCACCAATCGGATCACAGTGCTGGAGTAAATGTCAAAGTATGTTTGAAATGGACTACCCCAGCAGTGAAGATGAAATCACCATGCACAACTATTGTGTTAGAGAGGAGAATCTACCAGAAGTAGTTGTCTGTGTTAACAACTACACGGCATCGTTACCTGTCAAAGATCCTACCGAAA GTTTACACTGTTGTGACTTTGCCGGTGATGATGAGTGTAGAGAAGCCTGCCAACATGTCCTACGAACAATGGTCAAAGACTCTGACATCATGGATGGCTTGACGGAAAAATGTGGGCTTCCTCTACCACAGAATCCTCTATGGCAGTGTTTTATATGGAACTCAG GTAACACCGATTTGAATGATGATGCTGTTCTTGGTAATGTAGCTTTGGATGGTGCTCAGTTACAATGTTGTTCTAAGGCAGTCACTATAGAATGCAGAGATCTGTGTAGAAAG CTTCATACAACTAGATTGGACGATTGGAATGAGTTTGACACAAGGTGTCAGTATCAACCAAAAGAGACTGAGTTACTAAGATGTATTGCTGATG ttcaaGAACCATGTGAACTTGGCTGTACAGGTCTGACTTACTGCCAGAATTTCAACGGAAG ACCAACAGAATTTTTCCGCAGCTGCACGTCTAGATCAGATCAAGGAGCAGAAGACGATATGAGTCTATGGCAAGAAGGGACTATTGATTTGAGATTCTTAGAGACTAAGATACAAGTGTTGGATATACGACAGTGTCAACCAGATATGTGGAAGGCTATAGCTTGTGCTCTACAAATAAAACCATGTCATAGTAAATCTCATGCTAATCTCATATGCAA ATCTGACTGTATATCAATTCTAAGCGATTGCCTGGATCATTCACGTCATGATGCCTACCAAACACCAGAGAGTCTATGTACAATGATGTCACCCAGTGATGACTCTGCACCATGTCTCTCACTACAAAACTACCTTG CTCCAAGTACTCGTGATGAGAGAATGCATGAAGTGAATGTACCATGTCATTCTAATCCATGTTCTAATGAGACAGCTGGACTACATCAATTATGTCAAATTAACAGACATACATGTGATTATACTGATGTATGTTATGACCACTCATGTGCATCAG GATGTAAGCTTGGTGAAGCATCCAAATTTCTGGTACCACAAGGTAGTTATGTCCAGATCCCAGACTTGGACTCCATACAACCTGGTTGTTTCAAAGTATGTCAGTGTGGAAGTAACAACTTACTTGAAGATTGTGATTTTGTCTTGTGTGTCGATACATCATTGAAGTGTAAGGAAGGAGGACAAATCAAAG ATCACCACACTCACTTCCATGTGGACTGCAATATTTGTTCATGTTATTCTGGTGAATTGATCTGTTCATTACGACAATGCATATCTGATGAAAGTACAGATGAAGAGAGAAGACGATATACTGGTTTGCCGTGTGATAGTCCGGATGAGTTGATTCCAGTATGTGGAATTAATGGCAGAACATATCCCAATGCACATATAGCAAG GTGTGTTGGGCTAACAGATAATGAATTTGAGATTGGTTCATGTTCATCCAAAGACCCATGTGATTCCAGTCCTTGTCCAGGTGGTCAACAATGTGTACCCAAAAGACACACATGCCTTGGTACTACAGTGTGTACACAGTATGTATGTG tgTCAAGTTCTGTTAGTTGTGCTGGGGAAGCTCACGAACCAGTTTGTGATAAAGATGGCAGGGAACATCCAAATATTTGTACACTATATCGGAGAGGGAAACATCTCTcctatagagggcgctgtcag AGAGCCTGTAATGAAGAGTTAGCTGTGactgtgtgtggtcaaaatggGGAGACTTTTAGTAGCAAGTGTACAGCTTGGAGCCAAAGAGTAACCATTGATTACAATGGACCTTGTCAAGCAGTTGGCTTCTTATCAG ATGATAATGATACTGCTCGCTGTGCTACAGTGAAATGTCCAAAGTgggacattgcatcatgtaatGGTATTGTACCACCAGGTGCATGCTGCCCTATATGTG CTGGTCAGCTGCGTATTCTGTATAGTACTTTTGTATCCGATGAGGTGGCTGCCATTTTAAAACAACCAGTGTCATTAGAAACAGTTTTAATTGAATTAAGAAGACACATTTCTGTT GCTGAGTGTGATCTCTATGGTTACCTAAGTATTGAAGCAGATGTAGTAGTGCTTGTTGTACCAATTGTAGCTAATCCTACAAATTTACAG GTTGATGCTTGCAACAAGGAGACCTTGAAGTTAGAGGCTCTCATCAACTCAGGAAGTCCACTGGTTTCATCTTTTGTTCATTTATCTCTTTTAACTGCAGCATTTGCCACAACATCAGAAATCCAAACAGTCAGCAGCTCACCAAATCTCCAAAATccatattttattgtcattctaCAGAGTAGTTTGcttgtatgtttttatttcctcCACTGGAAAAGGTAG
- the LOC144434553 gene encoding protein saal1-like: MSDEDSNDSGPKIIHGSSENTTTTVQTSSPSSSQPEAQKSAPPHCQSQSPAVADQNPSPQCSQSSSSLGAVIDQSFSPQYGHQSPSVALDRNPSPPPPTESKKLEDQLHADIIGDTVFSKHWVFTLLMKLIKEVDKGDDDGDGDDEEGDGDKETSSKSQKSGSSHGDDIEEEIENELCKLWDTSMNKDVAVFLHEWQTVDILISVIETTNAPRATEICVGILANMACHEELVLDLSKNPRLIKVVLALLECTDPPTLVETTRLIYSCVSHTQSAQYWLSAMKADISIVNTICFVLQSSTNGDLIHNMSDLVDKLLDVDDELLAMWSSSTLLLAICEAIQQVRLDRPTTLEYLLHALQLLSTTEKGAEAIVENSNKVCPLVADFLHSVCSEEVVIIIGREVEIAAAISVLDIISQSMGLHFLEKDPQIVSDTLDILDSLKVHLRRRRHSSLTEEEELQLMQKARMLQKVIMSFMSSVLQAEDSNRTVCKQLKKCGEHKVKVLKAALEKTNIQRDIIHSLEWEL; the protein is encoded by the exons ACAGCAATGATTCAGGACCGAAAATAATTCATGGTTCATCTGAAAATACAACAACTACAGTACAAACATCATCACCATCGTCATCCCAACCAGAGGCACAGAAGTCTGCACCACCACATTGCCAATCACAGTCACCAGCTGTAGCAGATCAGAATCCATCACCACAGTGCagtcaatcatcatcatcattaggAGCAGTCATAGACCAAAGTTTTTCACCACAATATGGCCACCAATCACCATCTGTAGCTTTAGATCGAAACCCTTCACCGCCACCACCCACTGAATCAAAGAAACTGGAGGACCAACTTCATGCTGATATCATTGgagatacagtgtttagtaaACATTGGGTTTTTACCCTTCTCATGAAGCTTATAAAG GAAGTTGACaagggtgatgatgatggtgatggagATGATGAGGAAGGGGATGGTGACAAAGAAACATCCTCAAAGTCACAAAAAAGTGGCAGTAGTCATGGTGACGATATTGAggaagaaattgaaaatgaacttTGTAAGTTATGGGATACATCTATGAATAAG GACGTAGCTGTGTTCCTACATGAATGGCAGACAGTGGATATTTTGATCAGTGTCATAGAAACAACCAATGCTCCAAGAGCCACA GAAATCTGTGTTGGTATTCTTGCAAATATGGCTTGTCATGAAGAATTAGTTCTTGATCTAAGTAAGAACCCAAGACTCAT TAAAGTTGTCCTGGCATTACTGGAATGTACAGATCCACCAACGTTGGTAGAAACTACAAGACTCATCTACAGTTGTGTGTCACATACACAGTCAGCTCAGTATTGGCTATCTGCAATGAAAGCAGATATCTCTATAGTCAATACTATATGTTTTGTATTACAAAGCTCTACAAATG GTGATCTGATACACAACATGTCTGATTTGGTTGATAAATTACTAGATGTTGATGATGAACTCCTTGCTATGTGGTCTTCCTCTACTTTACTTCTAGCAATATGTGAAGCTATACAACAAGTCAG ACTAGACAGACCAACAACATTAGAATACTTACTCCATGCATTGCAACTGTTGTCAACGACAGAAAAGGGAGCAGAAGCTATAG TTGAAAACAGTAATAAAGTTTGTCCATTGGTGGCAGATTTTCTCCATTCAGTATGCAGTGAGGAGGTAGTAATTATTATTGGTAGAGAAGTAGAAATAGCAGCTGCAATATCAGTTCTTGATATCATATCACAAAGTATGGGCCTTCATTTTCTTGAGAAAG ATCCACAGATTGTGAGCGATACATTAGATATCCTGGATAGTTTAAAAGTTCACTTGAGAAGACGACGACATTCCTCATTAACTGAAGAAGAAGAACTTCAACTTATGCAAAAAGCAAGGATGTTACAAAAAGTTATAATGAGTTTCATGAGTAGTGTCCTACAGGCAGAG GACAGCAATAGGACAGTTTGCAAACAACTGAAGAAATGTGGTGAACATAAAGTTAAAGTTTTGAAAGCAGCCCTTGAGAAGACAAACATTCAAAGAGATATCATTCACAGCTTAGAATGGGAACTCTAG